Genomic DNA from alpha proteobacterium U9-1i:
GCGCTGATGCCGCTATCGCCGCTAAACGCGAAGACGTCGTTCGGTGCGCCCATAACCGACAGCCCGATCGGCCCGTCTTGGGAACGCGACATCAACGCCAGACGGTTCTGCAGCGTGGTCGCGAAGCCGCCATCCTGCATCGCCATCAAACCGCGCGCATCCAGAAGCGACGTTGGTTGCAACGCGTTGAACGCACCCATGAGCTGCGACGGGTTCATCAAATCGATTTCACCGTAGAGCCCGTAGAGCGATGCGTAATGGTTCTCGCGAATCTCATCGAGCGCGAGAGCCAAAGGCGCGAGCCCAGGTGCGTGGAAGAGCGCATCGAGGAAACTGCCCGCCTTCAGCTTCACTGAAACTGACGTCGCAGCGTAAGTCACCTGAGGACGCAGAATGCCCAGGAATCCGTTCACGGCGTCAAACGTATCCGTTACGCCGCCAGCGGCGGTTATGAACGTATACGAATTACCATGCCGCGGCCCACCACCGGCACTCGATGGCGTGAACCATACATCGCCACCAAGATTGATGATGCCCGTGGTCGCTTGCGCGGGGTCGGCGGTCACACGCAACACATCATTGGTCGAGCGGCCAAGCTCGATCAACAATTCGTTGCCCGAGGCCAACACGACATCGCCTTGAACGGTGAGCGTACCCACACCCAAGACGCCGCCGGGCGCGATCGCGCCATCTACCGAGGTCAGATACGTCGGATTGAACGTGCCCCGACCAGTCAACAGCCCTTGGATGATGAGCGCTTCGCCGGAATTGATCCGGCCGTCTACGTTCAGGAATCCGCGGCCCATGGTGAAGTCGGTCAGCACGTTCAGCGTACCGCCCGAGCGCACGTCGAGGGATGTCAGCAATCCATCGACCGTCAAACGATCGATCGTTACAGCGCTGTTCAACCGCGTCTCGCCAATCGCATCGAGCGTCACGTCATAATAACGCGCGCGCCGATGCAACGCTGGATCAGCGCTGTTCAGCGGCTCGACATTGTTCGGAACGAAATTCCGTGAACCAGGCCCGCCGGCGGTGACGATCATCTCGCCGGTACCCGTTGGATTTCCAGGCCCGACAACGTCTTGGCAGCTTTGCTCAAGGAAGCAGACTGTGCCGAACTTGCCGACCGGCCCATCCGCGCCGCCTTGCAGCGTGTCAGGCACGCCGTTCAGCAACTCGCCGTCGGCGCCGATGATCGCATAGTTGGGATCCATGTCCTGGACCCAATGGTTCGGATCCATCCAATCACGAATGCCGGCGCGGGCCGATGCATAAACGTAGGGGTTGTTCAGCACGATCTCTTGCCAGAACAGGAAGAGCGGCGGGTAAACGCTGAACTCCCCGTACGTGCCGATGCCGCCGTTAAACGAGAAACCGCCTGTGAGCACGCCGGCGACAACTGGTCGATCCCAACGCTCGTCAACAACCAAGGGCCCGCCGGAATCGCCGCCAGCCGTCGTTGCTTCGTGCGGCAGCGCCGAACCGCCAAGTCCGTTGAAATCATAATAGCCGTTGTTGCGCACCGGCGAGGTGTTGAGGAAGAAATTCGCCGGCAGATTGTTCGGATCATGGTTCGGATCGTCGAAGTCGAACCAATACATTGCATGCGTGAGGTTCGCGAAAGTCGTCGTGCCTGGGCCATTGATCGCGGGGCTCGACACGAAATCGTACGGGCTCATCAGCGCGTCGATCATGTTCTCCGCGGAGCGGCGGCGATAATCTATGCCAGCGAGCGAGCCGATGCCGGACGTCCCAACACCCGCGCCGCCATATCCAACCATCGTCGTATGCGTTGAACCATCGAGTGGTGAGAACAACAGCGTCCAGGTTGGGATATCTTGAACGTGGGTGTCGAGCGTGACGAGCGCGATGTCGCCGTTGCCGAATTCGCCGCCGCCGCCAAGCGCGACGGGCTGCGCGCCGCGATTATACCAGACCTGGTTTGCGTTATAGATCGACAGCGCCACGTTGGTTGAGAAGCCGCTGTCGCGCCAAACTTCATACGCTCCCGTGCCGGCCGCGCAGCCGTTCACAGCGACGCCGAGGCAGCGATTGGTCGAGCCGAAGCCGAAGCTAAGCGGAACGCCGCTTGTGGCGCCGAGAGCAGTCGCCAGCGGGCCGGTCAGTCCGCCGCCGCTGCCTGTGTCGCTCCCATATTGGTCCGCCGGACGCGTGTAGAGGCAGTGCGCCGCCGTGATCACCGTGCGTGGATTGATCAGCGTGCCGGTGCAGAGGCCGAGCCCCGCGGTGGTCGGGCCGGTTTGTACAAAGGCGATCTGTTGGCCAACGCCGGTGATGGACCCAGCCGGATCAAGTACCTCAGGCGAGTTCGCGAAATTCGCGCCCGTCGCCGGATTTCCGGGCCCTGGGGGCACGGTGTGATTGGTGACGATGGAATTGTGAGAGTCGAGCGCGTTGCTGTATTGCGACGCCGATTGCGCATTCGCGTTGGATCCAAAAGCGGCCGCCATAGTAATGGCGAGTACGGACGCAGTGGCGCGCAGCGCGCAAAAACGCGCTTTCGCAGATGACTTCGTCATCAACGTCTCCCTTGTTGCTTTGTGACAGCCCACCAGGCCCCTTGCGGCCCCGTTTGCGCCACAATTGCTGCCTGAGGCATTACAATCGTCAAGCGAAACCGAGCGAGCTTACTCGTTTGTCAGGATTGCCGCTCGCAAACGCGAGCAATGCGGCGCCCGGCGCCCGCTTCAGCGTTTGACGCTTTCGCCTCTGCACACTAGAACCCCGCCCAACGCGCCAATTCAAAGCGCGCTTTGACCGGCACACGCGCTCACCCATCTGAGCACAGGAGGCTGGCGAGGCACCCCGCCCGACGTGATCGTCCGGCGGGGCATTTGTGCATTGGCGTTTGGAGTGACGATGTTTGAGGCCCTGACAGAACGACTTGGCGGCGTCTTCGACCGGCTCACCGGCCGTGGCGCGCTGAATGAGGCCGACGTCGAAGCCGCGCTCCGCGAAGTGCGCGTTGCGTTGCTTGAGGCCGATGTCGCGCTCCCGGTGGTGAAGGACTTCATCACCAAGGTAAAGGCCGCCGCCGTCGGCGAAGCCGTCATCAAGGCGGTGAAGCCCGGCCAACAGGTCGTGAAGATCGTCTACGACACTTTGGTCGAGACGCTGGGCGGCGACGGCCCGCCCGAAACCCTGCGTATCGATGGCGAGCCGCCCAACGTCATCATGATGGCGGGCCTGCAAGGCTCAGGCAAAACTACCACAGCCGCGAAACTCGCAAATCGCCTGACGAAGACTGACAAAAAGCGCGTCTTGATGGCGTCGCTCGACGTCTACCGCCCAGCGGCGATGGAACAGCTTGCTACGCTTGGGAAAACCATCGGCGTCGATGTGCTGCCGATCCTAGCCGGCCAAAAGCCCGCCGACATCGCCAAGCGCGCGCTGACATCCGCGCGCATCGGCGGCCACGACGTTCTCATTCTTGATACGGCCGGCCGCACCACGCTCGACGATGAGATGATGGGCGAAGCCGCCGAGATCGCGAAAATCGCCAAGCCCGGCGAGATCCTGCTCGTCGCCGATAGCCTTACCGGCCAGGACGCCGTCGAGACCGCGCGGCGCTTCCACGAGCGCTTGCCGCTGACAGGCCTCGTGCTCACCCGCGCTGACGGCGACGGCCGTGGCGGCGCGGCGCTCTCGATGCGCGCTGTCACCGGCCTGCCAATTAAGTTCCTCGGCGTCGGCGAACGCACCGACGCGCTTGAGCCGTTCGACGCCCGTCGCGTCGCTGGGCGCATCCTTGGCCAAGGCGACATCGTCGGCCTCGTCGAGAAAGCCGCCGCGAATGTCGACCGCGAGCAAGCCGAGAAGATGGCCAAGAAAATGGCCAAGGGCGCGTTCGATTTCGACGACATGGCCGGTCAGCTCAATCAGCTGATGCAGATCGGCGGCCTGAAGGGCGTCATGGGCATGCTGCCCGGCGTCCAGAAGCTCAAAGGCCAGATCAACGAAGCAGCCATGGATGACCGCCAGCTGCGCCGCCAGGTCGGCATCATTCGCTCGATGACCGCCGCCGAGCGCAAAAAGCCAGACCTCATCAACGGTCGCCGACGCGCCCGCATCGCCAAAGGTTCCGGCGTTGAGGTGTCGGAGGTCAACAAGCTCATCAAGATGCACCGCAACATGGCTGACATGGCAAAAGCCATGGGTAAGGGGAAACTCCCCGCCGGCCTCGCGGGCATGATGCCTGGCGGTAGCCGCATGCCGAGCCCTGAAATGCTCCGGCAAATGGGTGGCGGTATTCCAGGTTTACCAAATCAAGGCAGCCCAACTGGCCTTCCCGGCCTGCCAGGGCTTCCCGGAAGCCAGAAAAAAGACTAAGAGTTCAAAGGAGAAAGTAAGAAATGTCCCTGAAAATCCGTCTCGCCCGCGGCGGCGCCAAAAAGCGTCCATTCTACTCCATCGTTGTCGCGGACAGCCGTAGCCCTCGTGATGGGCGATTCATCGAGAAGGTTGGCACCTACAATCCTATATTGAAGTCAGACGACCCGAACCGTGTCGTTCTCAAGCTTGAGCGGATCCAAGACTGGATGAAGAAGGGCGCGCAACCGACTGACCGCGTGGCCCGCTTCCTTGACCAGGCTGGCGTGCAAAAGCGCGAGGCCCGCAGCAACCCGAACAAGGCCCAGCCGGGCAAGAAGATGACGGAACGCGCAGAAGCGCGCGCCGCCGCCAACGCCCCGGCCGAGGCAGCTCCAGAGGCATAAGGAAAACCCTTGCCCACCACCAAAAAGACCGTTCCGTCAAAGACTTCGGCAAAGCCAGCGGCGAAGCCCGCAGTCAAAGCCGCAGCTAAGACCGTGGCCTCCAAGCCTGCCCCCGCGCCCGCCCCGGCGGCGCGCCGGGACCAGCGTCCGCCGGCCAAAGCGGAAGCGCGCCCGGCCGCGCCAAAGGCGGCAGAGGCGAAGTCCGCCAAGGCGGCTCCAGCGCCTAAACCGGTAGCGAAGGGCGCCGAGGCGAAGCCGCCCGGCAAGGCGGCGGCGAAAGCCGCGCCGGTCGCCAAGCCTGCGCCTAAGCCGGTTGAGCCGAAGGCAAAGGTGGAGGCCAAAAAGCCTGCGGCGAAGCCGGAGCCCGCGCCGAAGGTGGTAGCCAAGGGCGCAGCAAAACCGGCGAAGGCCGAAGCGGCCAAGCCCGAAGCCAAAGCCAAGACTGAGCCGAAGGTTGGAGCCAAGCCCGCACCGAAGGCAGCTGCGAAGCCCGAACCGAAGGCGAAGCCCGAGCCCAAGGCTAAGGCGAAAGCCGAGCCAGCGGCCAAGCCTGAGCCGAAAAAGCCCGAGCCCAAGAAGCCGGAAGCCAAGGCCGCGCCAGAGCCAAAAGCCAAGGCTGCGCCGAAGGCGCCTCCTAAACCCGTACCGCCGCCAAAGCCTTTGGTGGCGCCAGTCACCACTAAGACCGCGCCGATCATCACCCGTCCGGTGCTGAACGGCGCGCGCCCGATCACCCGCCCCGTCGCCCCGCCGAAGCCGCTTTCCGCGCCTAAGCCATCCGCGACGCAACCGGAAATCATCGGAGACGAACAGGCGGTGCCGGCGTTTAAAGGCAAGTCATCAAGCGCGAAAGGAATGGTGCTCGTCGGTGCTGTCGCTGGCGCGTTCGGCGTAAAAGGTGAAGTGCGTTTGCGCGCGTTCACCGCCGAGAAGCAAGGCGTGATCGCCTACGGCCCGCTCCACACAGCCGAAGGCAAAGTGCTGTTGAAGCCGAAGTCCTGGCGCGAGTTGAAGGATGGCGTCGCCATCACCGCGCCGGAAGTGAAAAGCCGCGAAGAAGCCGAGAAGCTGAAGGGCACGCGCCTTTACGTCCCGCGCGCCAATCTGCCGGCCCCGGCGGAAGACGAATTCTATATCGTCGATCTGCTAGGCTGCCGCGCCGAAAGCGTGGACGGCGGCGTGCTGGGCGAGATCGTGGCGGTTTGGAATTTCGGCGCTGGCGATATTCTCGAGTATCGCCCGCAAAACGGCGGCCCGAACCAACGCATCACGTTCACCAAGGACACCGCGCCGCTGGTCGATCTCACCGGCAAACGCGTCGTTCTCGACCCGCCGGCCCCCGAAGCGGTCGGCAAGTGATCGCGCGGCGATGTTCGCCGCAAGCATCATCACGCTTTTCCCGGAAGCATTCCCGGGCACGCTTGGCGTCTCGCTGATTGGCAAGGCGTTGCGCGAGGGCGCATGGTCGCTTGAAACCTTGAACCTGCGCGATTTCGGCCAAGGCCCGCACAAGAACGTGGACGACACCCCTGCTGGCGGCGGCGCCGGTATGGTGTTGCGCGCCGACGTCGCCGCCACTGCGATCGACAGCATTCCACGCAACGATCGCCCGCTGATCTATCTTTCGCCGCGCGGCGATCAGCTGAACCAATCCATGGCGCGAGAGTGGGCGGCCGGCCCCGGCCTCATCCTTTTCTGCGGCCGCTTTGAAGCCCTTGATGAACGCGTCATCGAAGCCCGCAACATGCGTGAAGTCGCTGTGGGGGGCGCCGTATTGGCCGGCGGCGAGGCCGCCGCGCTCGTGCTGCTCGAAGCCTGCGTCCGACTCATTCCAGGTGTGCTCGGAAACGAGGCCTCCATCGTCGAGGAAAGCTTCAGCGACGGCCTGCTCGAACACCCGCATTACACCCGGCCGCGCGAATGGGAGGGCCGTTCAATCCCAGAGGTGCTGACGTCCGGCGATCATTCCAAGGTCGCCGTTTGGCGCCAGGCCGAGCGCCAGCGCATAACTGCCCAAAGACGGCCCGATTTGCTCGCCAAACGCGACCGCAAATAAAGCTCGGAGTATTCTCGTGCGCAGTCTGATTTTCGCCCTTGCCCTCACTGCAGCGTTTCCGGCCGCCGCCCAGACCCCGCCGCCGCAAAATGAGATGGCGCAGGTCGCGCGGATGCTCGGCGCCATTTGGCGGCCTCTGCCCCCATCCCAGCCCGGCCAACAGCGCGCCACCGCCGAGGCGGCTTGCGTCGGCGCAAACGAAGAGATGAACGCTGTGAGCGAAGTGGTGCCCGAGGATCTCAGTTCGCCGGCGCTCAACTCCATCCGCGCCTCACGCGGGTTCGTGATCGTCAACAGCGCTGACATCGGGGAAGCCTACTTCTTCCCGAACGCCGAACTTGGATTCATCACCCCAGGCCCTGGTCAATTCGCGATAACCGACCGCGCTCAAGGGCGGGTCGATCTCACCGACTCCGCGGGCGCGACCATACCGGTCCAGATCGGTGCGTCTGGGGGGCTGCCGCTGATGCGGATTCTGCGTCCGAACGCCACGCCGCTGACCTTCGTCGGCTGCGCCTCCACGGGCAATCCCGGCGGGTAAAACCAGGGCGAGGCCCTCGACAAGCCCGCCCGGCTCCCTTATACGCCCCCCTTTCCTGTCGTTTCCTTTGGAGACGCCGGCCTTTGGCCGCGCGTTCCCCGTGTGCTCCGATGAACCTGATCCAGACGCTCCAACAAGAAGAAATCGCCCGCGTCACCGCTGGCAAAACCATCCCGTCCTTCGACCCGGGCGACACGCTGCGCGTGAACGTGAAGATCAAGGAAGGCGACCGTGAGCGCGTCCAGGCTTACGAAGGCGTCTGCATCGCCCGTTCGGGCGCCGGCCTCAACGCCAATTTCACCGTCCGCAAGATCAGCTTCGGCGAAGGTGTGGAACGCGTGTTCCCGCTCTACGCCCCAACGCTGGACTCGATCGACGTCGTCCGTCGCGGCGCCGTTCGCCGCGCGAAGCTCTATTACCTGCGTGATCGCCGCGGCAAGTCGGCCCGCATCGCTGAACGCGCCGGTGGCGCGCGCGAGGACGATTTCGTCGGCGCAGAAATCGAAGCGCCGGCCGCCGAGTAATCGTCCGGCAAAAGCCAATCAAAAGGCCCGCGATCGCTCGCGGGCCTTTTTCATTTCAGAGGCCCCGCGCTTGACCTCCGCGCCCGGCACGCGCACCTCACCCAGATCAGATGAACGCGCCCGCCAAATCCTCAAGTTCAGACGTCGAGATCGTGACGTTCGGCTGCAGGCTCAATGCCTATGAGAGCGAAGCGATGCGCGCGCTCGCCGGCGAAGCGTCGCTCTCAAACGCTTTGATCTTCAACACCTGCGCCGTCACCAACGAAGCGGTGCGCCAAGCCCGCCAAGCCATCCGTCGCGCGCGCCGCGAACGGCCGGACGCTGAAATCATCGTCACCGGCTGCGCCGCGCAGATCGACCCTCACAGCTTCGCGGCGATGCCGGAAGTAAGTCGCGTCATCGGCAATTCCGAAAAGATGACAGCTTCCGGCCTCGCGCGCAGCGAAGAACGCGTGCGTGTCGCCGACATCATGGCCGTGCGCGAAACCGCGCCGCATCTGATCGATGGCTATGCAGAACGCACCCGCGCGCATGTGCAAGTGCAGAACGGTTGCGACCATCGCTGCACGTTTTGCATCATCCCCTACGGACGCGGAAATTCGCGTTCGGCGGCGGCCGGCGATGTGGTCGCGCAAGTGCGCCGCCTCGTGGACAACGGCTATCAGGAGATAGTTCTCACCGGCGTCGATCTCACCTCCTGGGGCGCCGATCTTCCGGGGCAACCCGCGCTCGGCAATCTCGTCGCGCGCATTTTGAAGCTCGTGCCGGACCTCAAGACGCTTCGCCTCTCCTCCATCGACGCGGTGGAGATGGATGCAGCTTTGTTCGATCTTGTGACCACCGAGAAACGCGTCGCGCCGTATTTGCATCTCTCGCTGCAGCACGGCGACGATCTCATCCTGAAGCGCATGAAGCGCCGCCACGCGCGCGCGCAAGCGATTGAGTTGTGCCAACGTGTGAAATCCGCCCGCCCAGAGATCGCCCTTGGCGCCGATCTCATCGCCGGCTTCCCCACCGAAACCGACGCGCACTTCGCGAACACATTGGCGCTGATCGAGGAATGCGATCTCGCCTTCGTGCATGCTTTCCCGTTCAGTCCGCGCGAAGGCACGCCCGCCGCGCGCATGCCACAACTTGATCGCGCTTTGATCAAGCACCGCGCCGCGCGCCTGCGCGAAGCGGGCGGTGCGGCGCTACAGAAGCACCTCGCCCGCTGGGTCGGCCGCGAGGCTGACGCGCTGGTGGAGAAGGATGGCTTCGCGCGTCTGCCGGATTTTACGGGCGTGCTCTTCTCCCCCTCCTCTCAAAAGGAGGGGGCCGGGGGGTGGGGTGAACCTCCGAAGCCTGAAAGTCTTGGCGCGACGCACGCAACGGCAAACGCTGGCGCTTCACCCCACCCCCTACCCCCTCCCCCACCGGTTTGCTCCGCAACCCGGCCATCAGAGAATCCCGATCGCAGCGCGATCGGGAGGGGGAGTGGGATCAAACTTCGCTTCACCGCGCATGACGGCGCGCATCTGATTGGCGTGGCCGCATGATTTGGGGATTGTTCGGCAAGAAGGACAAAGAGGCCGCGGCGAAGGAGGAGAAATCCGGCGTCGCGCGGCTGTTCGAGGGCTTAGCGAAATCCTCGTCCAAGCTGGCAGACGGCGTCGGCGCCATCTTCACCAAGCAGAAGCTCGACCGCGCCGCCATCGACGCGCTCGAAGAAGCGCTCATCGCCTCCGACATGGGCCCCGCCGCCGCGCAGCGCATCGCCGCAGCACTTGAGAAAGAGCGCTTCGACAAAGAACTCGGCGTCGATGAAGCACGCAAATTCCTCGCCGGTGAAATCGCCGACATCCTGCGCCCGCGCGAAGCCGCGCTCGACCTCAACAGCGGGCCGAAGCCGCGCGTCGTGCTGGTGATCGGCGTCAATGGTTCCGGCAAAACCACGACCATCGGTAAGCTGGCGAAGCTGCTCACCGACAGCGGCGCAAAAGTCGTCATCGGCGCCGCCGACACCTTCCGCGCCGCTGCCATCGAACAATTGCAGACCTGGGCGCAACGCGCAGGCGCTGAGTTCATCGCGTCCAAGCAAGGCG
This window encodes:
- a CDS encoding SSU ribosomal protein S16p, with product MSLKIRLARGGAKKRPFYSIVVADSRSPRDGRFIEKVGTYNPILKSDDPNRVVLKLERIQDWMKKGAQPTDRVARFLDQAGVQKREARSNPNKAQPGKKMTERAEARAAANAPAEAAPEA
- a CDS encoding 16S rRNA processing protein RimM; this translates as MASKPAPAPAPAARRDQRPPAKAEARPAAPKAAEAKSAKAAPAPKPVAKGAEAKPPGKAAAKAAPVAKPAPKPVEPKAKVEAKKPAAKPEPAPKVVAKGAAKPAKAEAAKPEAKAKTEPKVGAKPAPKAAAKPEPKAKPEPKAKAKAEPAAKPEPKKPEPKKPEAKAAPEPKAKAAPKAPPKPVPPPKPLVAPVTTKTAPIITRPVLNGARPITRPVAPPKPLSAPKPSATQPEIIGDEQAVPAFKGKSSSAKGMVLVGAVAGAFGVKGEVRLRAFTAEKQGVIAYGPLHTAEGKVLLKPKSWRELKDGVAITAPEVKSREEAEKLKGTRLYVPRANLPAPAEDEFYIVDLLGCRAESVDGGVLGEIVAVWNFGAGDILEYRPQNGGPNQRITFTKDTAPLVDLTGKRVVLDPPAPEAVGK
- a CDS encoding signal recognition particle subunit Ffh SRP54 (TC 3.A.5.1.1); the encoded protein is MFEALTERLGGVFDRLTGRGALNEADVEAALREVRVALLEADVALPVVKDFITKVKAAAVGEAVIKAVKPGQQVVKIVYDTLVETLGGDGPPETLRIDGEPPNVIMMAGLQGSGKTTTAAKLANRLTKTDKKRVLMASLDVYRPAAMEQLATLGKTIGVDVLPILAGQKPADIAKRALTSARIGGHDVLILDTAGRTTLDDEMMGEAAEIAKIAKPGEILLVADSLTGQDAVETARRFHERLPLTGLVLTRADGDGRGGAALSMRAVTGLPIKFLGVGERTDALEPFDARRVAGRILGQGDIVGLVEKAAANVDREQAEKMAKKMAKGAFDFDDMAGQLNQLMQIGGLKGVMGMLPGVQKLKGQINEAAMDDRQLRRQVGIIRSMTAAERKKPDLINGRRRARIAKGSGVEVSEVNKLIKMHRNMADMAKAMGKGKLPAGLAGMMPGGSRMPSPEMLRQMGGGIPGLPNQGSPTGLPGLPGLPGSQKKD
- a CDS encoding signal recognition particle receptor protein FtsY (TC 3.A.5.1.1); translated protein: MIWGLFGKKDKEAAAKEEKSGVARLFEGLAKSSSKLADGVGAIFTKQKLDRAAIDALEEALIASDMGPAAAQRIAAALEKERFDKELGVDEARKFLAGEIADILRPREAALDLNSGPKPRVVLVIGVNGSGKTTTIGKLAKLLTDSGAKVVIGAADTFRAAAIEQLQTWAQRAGAEFIASKQGADAAGIAFEAVKRAKETNADVALIDTAGRLQNKTELMAELAKIIRVMRKIDEDAPHETLLVLDATVGQNALSQTESFRAVADITGLVMTKLDGTAKGGVLIALAERHAIPIHFVGVGEKAEDLQPFNADVFARALVGAGD
- a CDS encoding LSU ribosomal protein L19p, which translates into the protein MNLIQTLQQEEIARVTAGKTIPSFDPGDTLRVNVKIKEGDRERVQAYEGVCIARSGAGLNANFTVRKISFGEGVERVFPLYAPTLDSIDVVRRGAVRRAKLYYLRDRRGKSARIAERAGGAREDDFVGAEIEAPAAE
- a CDS encoding tRNA-t(6)A37 methylthiotransferase, which gives rise to MNAPAKSSSSDVEIVTFGCRLNAYESEAMRALAGEASLSNALIFNTCAVTNEAVRQARQAIRRARRERPDAEIIVTGCAAQIDPHSFAAMPEVSRVIGNSEKMTASGLARSEERVRVADIMAVRETAPHLIDGYAERTRAHVQVQNGCDHRCTFCIIPYGRGNSRSAAAGDVVAQVRRLVDNGYQEIVLTGVDLTSWGADLPGQPALGNLVARILKLVPDLKTLRLSSIDAVEMDAALFDLVTTEKRVAPYLHLSLQHGDDLILKRMKRRHARAQAIELCQRVKSARPEIALGADLIAGFPTETDAHFANTLALIEECDLAFVHAFPFSPREGTPAARMPQLDRALIKHRAARLREAGGAALQKHLARWVGREADALVEKDGFARLPDFTGVLFSPSSQKEGAGGWGEPPKPESLGATHATANAGASPHPLPPPPPVCSATRPSENPDRSAIGRGSGIKLRFTAHDGAHLIGVAA
- a CDS encoding tRNA (guanine37-N1) -methyltransferase, encoding MFAASIITLFPEAFPGTLGVSLIGKALREGAWSLETLNLRDFGQGPHKNVDDTPAGGGAGMVLRADVAATAIDSIPRNDRPLIYLSPRGDQLNQSMAREWAAGPGLILFCGRFEALDERVIEARNMREVAVGGAVLAGGEAAALVLLEACVRLIPGVLGNEASIVEESFSDGLLEHPHYTRPREWEGRSIPEVLTSGDHSKVAVWRQAERQRITAQRRPDLLAKRDRK
- a CDS encoding outer membrane autotransporter barrel encodes the protein MAAAFGSNANAQSASQYSNALDSHNSIVTNHTVPPGPGNPATGANFANSPEVLDPAGSITGVGQQIAFVQTGPTTAGLGLCTGTLINPRTVITAAHCLYTRPADQYGSDTGSGGGLTGPLATALGATSGVPLSFGFGSTNRCLGVAVNGCAAGTGAYEVWRDSGFSTNVALSIYNANQVWYNRGAQPVALGGGGEFGNGDIALVTLDTHVQDIPTWTLLFSPLDGSTHTTMVGYGGAGVGTSGIGSLAGIDYRRRSAENMIDALMSPYDFVSSPAINGPGTTTFANLTHAMYWFDFDDPNHDPNNLPANFFLNTSPVRNNGYYDFNGLGGSALPHEATTAGGDSGGPLVVDERWDRPVVAGVLTGGFSFNGGIGTYGEFSVYPPLFLFWQEIVLNNPYVYASARAGIRDWMDPNHWVQDMDPNYAIIGADGELLNGVPDTLQGGADGPVGKFGTVCFLEQSCQDVVGPGNPTGTGEMIVTAGGPGSRNFVPNNVEPLNSADPALHRRARYYDVTLDAIGETRLNSAVTIDRLTVDGLLTSLDVRSGGTLNVLTDFTMGRGFLNVDGRINSGEALIIQGLLTGRGTFNPTYLTSVDGAIAPGGVLGVGTLTVQGDVVLASGNELLIELGRSTNDVLRVTADPAQATTGIINLGGDVWFTPSSAGGGPRHGNSYTFITAAGGVTDTFDAVNGFLGILRPQVTYAATSVSVKLKAGSFLDALFHAPGLAPLALALDEIRENHYASLYGLYGEIDLMNPSQLMGAFNALQPTSLLDARGLMAMQDGGFATTLQNRLALMSRSQDGPIGLSVMGAPNDVFAFSGDSGISAAGDLAFGSAFAQTRTVTNLPNGMTGFFSGGYDEDRVSAVSGRAALNADDAMRTWSMAGGVEQNFGDFTLGVAASYGRGHALQTEAGARAENDLAQSAVYGVYRFDDGLYLSGLVGVGTSRTTTERRFMAGTLDYHMQGETNGSIALASLEGGVNFDLAQGLVLTPRVSIQQTQMRMDGFTEAGGGETALAFDEQVYNRLEARFGVSLAGDFSLAAGWRFAPNIDVSAVSNLAGDEDGVWARFAAVDDIPFYLPGQARDDLWGEVTAGLALSRDQTSIALRLEQSVERQELYDDRVVARFAQRF